The Candidatus Methylomirabilis tolerans genomic interval CAAGTTCCTGTTCGTGCTTGACGGTGCCGACTACGAGTTCCCTCGTCCAAAAGTCCGGACAGAGAGAATTCCGCAACTCCGCCTTGCGAGGTGCGTTGAACTTGGCCTCGACCCATTCATGCACGCCCTGTGCCAGCTGCGCCAAGTCTCGCTTCTTCGCGTTGTGAGGGCCGATGCCCGTCTGCTTCCGGATCGCCGCAGGCACTTTTGTGATGTAGGAGATCGGGTTGATCGAAACTTGAACCTCGATATGCCGACACTCGTGCTTGCCGTCAGGAAGTGGACGGATCGCCAGGATGTCGATTTCATCGACTCCGACTTTGATACCGCGGATAGTGAAGTAGCCGTTCCGATTTAGCCACTCCTCCACGACTTCTTCACCGAGAAGGGACATGCCGCTTCCTTTACATGCTGCTCAAACTGCTGAGCATACTGGTCAGTATATCCCGGTGCCCAGACCTCTAATGAGTGTGGCAATGCTGTCGCTTAAGACACACCCGGGAATCCTCTGGTGCCGTTGATGCGCAGCGTCAACTGGTCGAATGGGGTGAGTGCTGTTTTCAGGCCGTCGAGAAGCGCGATGTTTCGGTCGTTGACCAGCACCTCGACATCCTGCCGGAGTTTTTCCCCCTCAAATACGAACTCCTGGAACGCGGGACTCATGACCCGCCTCAGCGCTTCCAGGAGTTCTTCCACCGTCCCGGCATCGGTCCCGAACGATGACTTTCCTGCAACTCTTCGGATCGCGCCAAGGAAGCGTACTTCAGCCATATAAAGATAGGGTAGAGGGTTTAGGGTGTAGGGTAGAGACCTAGATCCTTCAGTTTCTCTTGCGTCGGCACACCTTGGGGGTCCCAGCCTCGAAGGCGATAGTATTCCGGAAGCATCTCGCCGAGGCGGGCCACCTTCCCCTTGGCCGGTCCCGCTGGAATCGGCTCCTTCAAGATGCGATGAGGCAGGGTGTCGTCTTTGGCGCTGAGGCCGGCCCTGAGGTTAAAGAGCCGTTCGAGGTTCCAGATCCGCTCGCCGATCGTGAGAACTTCCTCCACCGTATAGCCGGCGTCCGTCGCCAGCTCCAACATGGCGTGCAGATCCGCTGGTCCCAGGGCAAAGGTAGTGAATACGCACGTGCCGGTCGAATCGACAAAGGCGGTGGCGTCCTGGGACGCTTTGGCAAGCGCCGCCTTTCCCTCGACAGTGAAGGGATCCATCTTGTGCGGAACACCGAATACCTCAGCCGCGATGGTGTAGCCGCGCAGGTGACAAGCACCCCGGTTAGAGGTCGC includes:
- a CDS encoding MoaD/ThiS family protein, with protein sequence MAEVRFLGAIRRVAGKSSFGTDAGTVEELLEALRRVMSPAFQEFVFEGEKLRQDVEVLVNDRNIALLDGLKTALTPFDQLTLRINGTRGFPGVS